One stretch of Planococcus sp. PAMC 21323 DNA includes these proteins:
- a CDS encoding YczE/YyaS/YitT family protein, which translates to MKRALFYRWLFFIVGLIVLALGFTMTIKGSKLGIGPWDVLHVGLYLNFGLTIGTWSVIAGFTIIAITAFFTRQVPQIGTFLNMVLVGVFIDIFNFLIPDIQTLVGQVLILSAGIVISGYGVGLYVSPKIGAGPRDSLMMLLVHKTGLSISVVRAGIEVGVALLGWMLGGPVGIGTIAVALLTGRIVQQSLPQFERLLITLIGDKENLPRILKV; encoded by the coding sequence ATGAAGCGTGCGTTATTTTATCGCTGGTTGTTTTTTATTGTTGGATTAATCGTTTTGGCTCTCGGATTTACGATGACTATTAAAGGCAGCAAGTTAGGTATCGGTCCATGGGATGTTCTACATGTGGGCTTATATTTAAACTTTGGACTGACGATAGGCACTTGGTCTGTTATTGCTGGATTCACGATTATTGCGATCACAGCTTTCTTCACACGACAAGTTCCGCAAATAGGCACATTTTTGAATATGGTGCTAGTCGGTGTTTTTATTGATATTTTTAATTTTTTAATTCCAGACATCCAGACATTAGTCGGACAAGTGCTGATTTTATCGGCGGGTATTGTCATTTCAGGTTATGGCGTTGGCCTTTATGTATCACCAAAAATCGGTGCGGGCCCTCGAGACAGCCTAATGATGTTACTTGTTCACAAAACTGGGCTAAGCATTAGCGTTGTCCGCGCAGGCATTGAAGTAGGTGTGGCTTTGCTCGGTTGGATGCTTGGTGGTCCGGTCGGTATTGGAACGATTGCTGTTGCATTATTGACTGGTCGAATCGTTCAGCAATCGTTGCCACAATTTGAACGGCTTCTTATAACATTAATCGGCGATAAAGAAAATCTGCCGCGCATTCTTAAGGTATAA
- a CDS encoding S-ribosylhomocysteine lyase: MKKMNVESFNLDHTKVVAPYVRLAGEKTGAKGDTIRKYDIRFKQPNKEHMEMPGLHSLEHMMAEHSRNHSEDIVDIGPMGCQTGFYLSVINLDDYDEILRILENTLKDVLEADEVPACNEVQCGWAASHSLEGAKELAREMLAEKDQWHQVFAEDAK, from the coding sequence ATGAAAAAAATGAATGTTGAAAGTTTCAACTTAGATCACACAAAGGTAGTAGCACCATATGTCCGTTTAGCAGGGGAAAAAACAGGAGCTAAAGGCGATACCATTCGCAAATACGATATCCGGTTCAAGCAGCCAAACAAAGAACATATGGAAATGCCTGGACTTCATTCTCTTGAGCATATGATGGCTGAACATAGTCGCAATCATTCAGAGGACATTGTTGATATTGGACCGATGGGCTGCCAAACAGGCTTTTATTTGTCGGTCATCAATCTTGATGATTATGATGAAATCCTTCGTATTTTAGAAAATACATTAAAAGACGTGTTAGAAGCAGACGAAGTGCCAGCATGCAATGAAGTGCAATGTGGTTGGGCTGCGAGTCATAGTTTAGAAGGCGCGAAAGAATTGGCGCGTGAAATGTTGGCAGAGAAAGATCAGTGGCATCAAGTTTTTGCCGAAGACGCTAAGTAA
- a CDS encoding bifunctional cystathionine gamma-lyase/homocysteine desulfhydrase: MKPKTRLIHGGIFGDEATGAVSTPIYQVSTYKQEAVGKFKGYEYSRTGNPTRHALEELIADIEFGHAGFAFGSGMAAISSVMMLFSAGDHVVLTDDVYGGTYRVINKVLNRFGLEFTFVDTGNLAEVEAAVKENTKAIFIETPTNPLLKVTDIEAVAAFAKSKNLLTIVDNTFMTPFLQNPIKLGADIVLHSATKYIGGHSDVVAGLVVVNSAELAEEVHFVQNSIGAILGPQDSWLLIRGLKTLGLRMEEANSNAQKIAEFLEGHDAVGKVIYPGLESHPGRELMQRQATGFGGMISFDVGSKEKAGELLAKLKYFTLAESLGAVESLISVPAQMTHASIPIERRAELGIVEGLVRISVGIEDVEDLIEDLENALK, encoded by the coding sequence GTGAAACCAAAAACAAGATTAATTCACGGTGGCATTTTTGGAGACGAAGCAACTGGTGCCGTGTCAACACCTATTTATCAAGTTAGTACGTACAAGCAAGAAGCAGTCGGGAAATTTAAAGGCTATGAATATTCGCGTACGGGAAATCCGACGCGTCATGCACTTGAAGAATTAATTGCGGATATTGAATTTGGTCACGCTGGCTTTGCATTTGGTTCAGGAATGGCCGCAATCTCATCTGTCATGATGCTGTTTTCAGCTGGAGATCATGTTGTCTTGACTGACGATGTATACGGTGGAACTTACCGCGTCATCAACAAAGTGTTAAACCGATTCGGCTTAGAATTTACTTTTGTGGATACTGGAAACTTAGCGGAAGTAGAAGCCGCAGTAAAAGAAAACACAAAAGCGATTTTCATTGAAACGCCGACTAATCCTTTGTTGAAAGTAACGGATATTGAGGCTGTAGCAGCGTTTGCAAAATCAAAAAATTTACTAACGATTGTTGATAATACGTTTATGACACCATTTTTACAAAACCCAATTAAATTAGGTGCAGATATCGTTTTGCATAGCGCAACAAAGTATATTGGTGGCCATAGTGATGTCGTGGCAGGACTAGTAGTTGTTAATTCTGCAGAACTTGCTGAAGAAGTTCACTTTGTGCAAAACTCGATCGGCGCAATCTTAGGGCCGCAAGATTCTTGGTTACTTATTCGCGGACTGAAAACTTTAGGTTTGCGCATGGAAGAAGCGAATTCCAATGCTCAAAAAATCGCGGAATTTTTAGAAGGACATGACGCTGTTGGAAAAGTGATTTATCCAGGGCTCGAAAGCCACCCAGGCCGTGAATTAATGCAAAGACAAGCAACGGGCTTTGGCGGCATGATTTCATTTGATGTCGGCAGTAAAGAAAAAGCTGGAGAATTATTGGCGAAATTAAAATACTTCACCCTAGCAGAAAGCTTAGGGGCTGTTGAAAGTTTGATTTCTGTACCAGCTCAAATGACGCACGCATCGATTCCGATTGAACGTCGTGCAGAACTCGGCATTGTAGAAGGTTTGGTTCGAATTTCAGTAGGTATTGAAGATGTAGAAGATTTGATTGAAGATCTAGAAAATGCGTTGAAATAA
- a CDS encoding class I SAM-dependent DNA methyltransferase: protein MGREFVEIFDEWVHTYDESVNGNDEQYKDVFLKYNEILQAVADAALGPVVEFGVGTGNLTEKLLERNLEVVGVEPNQSMRQVTNIKMPGVVVIDGDFLEFETPISPQSFVSSYAFHHLTDKEKTQAFKLYAEKLPAGGKVIFADTVFDSQQSKKEIIAFEEARGHVNLVEDLNREYYTTIPKLEELITKAGFTVKLSKMNNYVFLIEATKL, encoded by the coding sequence ATGGGACGCGAATTTGTAGAGATATTTGATGAATGGGTTCATACATATGACGAATCTGTAAATGGAAACGATGAACAATATAAAGATGTTTTCTTAAAATATAATGAAATTTTACAAGCAGTAGCAGATGCAGCCTTAGGACCCGTCGTAGAATTTGGCGTTGGTACGGGAAACTTGACTGAAAAGCTACTTGAGCGAAATTTAGAAGTGGTTGGAGTAGAACCCAATCAATCGATGCGGCAAGTAACCAATATAAAGATGCCAGGTGTAGTGGTTATTGACGGAGATTTCCTAGAATTTGAAACACCGATTTCTCCTCAAAGTTTTGTAAGTTCTTATGCTTTTCATCATTTAACAGATAAAGAAAAAACGCAGGCGTTTAAGCTGTATGCTGAAAAACTGCCAGCTGGCGGGAAAGTGATTTTTGCTGATACGGTGTTTGATTCACAGCAAAGTAAGAAAGAAATAATTGCCTTTGAAGAAGCACGAGGTCACGTCAATTTAGTAGAGGATTTGAACCGCGAATATTACACCACGATTCCGAAATTAGAAGAGTTAATCACAAAAGCAGGGTTTACCGTGAAATTGTCGAAGATGAACAACTATGTCTTTCTGATTGAAGCAACTAAACTATAA
- a CDS encoding PLP-dependent cysteine synthase family protein, with protein sequence MNYVTNIQQLIGDTPLMELTHSKIPNGCRIFAKLEYFNPGGSVKDRLGVSLIEGAEKRGVLKPGGTIIEPTAGNTGIGLGIAAIGKGYHVKFVVPEKFSQEKQSLMRALGAEVINTPTEEGIKGAIKKAEQLVEEQNAFSPSQFSNPANPETYVQTLGPELWNALDGEIDVFVAGAGSGGTFMGTARYLKSQKKEIKTVIVEPEGSILNGGPSGPHLTEGIGMEFLPDYMDNSYFEAIHTITDKEAFMAVRELAKAEGLLVGSSSGAAFVAALREAESAKPGSHIVTVFADSSERYMSQHIYDRSFEEE encoded by the coding sequence ATGAACTATGTAACGAACATTCAGCAATTGATTGGCGATACACCATTAATGGAATTAACACATAGCAAAATTCCAAACGGCTGCCGCATTTTTGCGAAGCTTGAATATTTCAATCCGGGCGGCAGTGTCAAAGACCGATTAGGCGTTTCCTTAATAGAAGGCGCTGAAAAACGTGGGGTCCTTAAGCCGGGCGGCACGATAATCGAACCAACGGCCGGTAATACGGGCATTGGTCTAGGTATTGCTGCAATCGGTAAAGGCTATCATGTGAAATTTGTGGTGCCGGAAAAATTCAGTCAAGAAAAACAAAGTTTGATGCGTGCGTTAGGCGCGGAAGTGATTAACACCCCGACTGAAGAAGGCATTAAAGGCGCGATTAAAAAAGCGGAGCAATTGGTTGAAGAGCAAAACGCATTTTCACCTTCGCAATTTTCTAATCCAGCCAATCCGGAAACCTATGTCCAAACACTTGGTCCTGAACTGTGGAATGCCTTAGACGGAGAAATTGACGTCTTTGTTGCAGGAGCGGGATCGGGCGGAACTTTCATGGGAACAGCTCGTTATCTAAAGTCTCAAAAGAAAGAAATCAAAACAGTCATTGTGGAACCTGAAGGCTCAATATTAAACGGTGGACCCTCAGGACCTCATTTGACCGAAGGCATCGGCATGGAATTCTTGCCGGATTACATGGATAACAGTTATTTTGAAGCCATTCATACGATTACGGATAAAGAAGCGTTCATGGCAGTTCGGGAACTGGCGAAGGCAGAAGGCTTGTTAGTCGGAAGTTCGTCGGGAGCAGCGTTTGTAGCGGCGTTACGGGAAGCTGAAAGCGCGAAACCTGGAAGTCACATTGTAACGGTGTTTGCAGATTCAAGTGAACGCTATATGAGTCAACACATTTACGATAGAAGTTTTGAGGAGGAATAG